The genomic stretch TGCACTTGGTAAACCTTTCTATTTACAATCAGCAACAAAATCCCGGTGCAAGTCGGCTACAGTCTTTCCGCCATCGATGAACACTCGTTTAGTGTCTGCCCGACAGTAGTGGCTCTCAGTTTTTGGAATAGAATGGAGGTGTTGTCTAACGGAGTCTTTAATTAATGGCAGGGTCTATTGTTTGATGATTCTTGTGTTTACCACGTCGATCCTCTTCCAGAGCTCCAAACTTCTTATGTTTCTCGACAAAAGTTCTGATGGGGCGATCTGTTATATCAAGAGTAgctttaaaatatgttttgcaaATCCTAATTCGTTTGTCATCCAATAGCTGacttaagagtccgcagcaagcttgattctccatacaaatcgtagttacgtccttattttaaaataacaagtagcatcatcatgattttttgtaaatacaatgagataaggcatatctaggcctgaaattagtttatgactcttgaaatggtattacaaagaaaatagaacgagtacaagttttgcattttaagagccaaaaaccctgtgcagttcggttaaatactacggccaaaatatagttcagattgaagtcaaaacctatttccggcatcgactaaactatgtagtttcataagaaaaagcatttttccgaaatgattttgtggttttcaaatgagaacgaaactacgaaaatcagtaaaaaaactatacattttttatgcgaatctgcagcgaatcactctagcgcgggggaacggtacgggggagggcggtacgcgccgccctttgtccttggtttacgctggccctgcgtgtgcgtgcgtcgctcgttagtagtgactcgtcagctgtgcgcgagagttacgtaatattattttggtgaattctcttcgtatcataaacgcgatctaactacttacgacttggactgataacggatttgatatttcttggtgatactggtggtgtgtgtgcacatactgttcgacgaccttggctttcttatatggactttgcatttttatgttacaaaaatggataaacagggtaagtacctacctagatgcattttagtcaatattaccaagtacttataaaaaatgggtccatatatcggctcgcatactgacaaacgatgatttggacaaaaaataattatggttttactagaaaagagaaaagagtacctatgcgaactatggcgctcccataaaaaataattattaatgttcttgtttccagaagtgaaaagatcatcgaagacaagattatggttatcggctcgtaggaaaaaaaaaggaccggctcgtcataaaaaagaaaacattaatcctaataggtaagttataactaggacagtagcgtaagatttttcttccttgtcctctattacaagcttttatttagtttcacctgtcccgatatttgtctgtaatcaaatcttgcattcgaccaacttctagcagtcggattgacttgaaattttgcataattatgtaaattgcgtgacaatacaataatctggtagctgacatcctggtagtccggccagaatcgtctccgaaggacggaactcttcaactgttacaatgttatcgacttgtttttggtataggtacaaaataaatgtagtttgggtaacaatgctagtaaagtcgacaaaaagtacagtcagcaaaaaagcttgtattaaaaatgaattttcgtactcgtacctttatttattatttttgtacgacgtaggtacaccacacaaacttgttatttcacttatacaggtcatagcactgtaatagcacattgtgtattagggcggtaagtaaggtattacgaacgaagtattacctctggtagtctctgttattactttgactaatggcgactgacgtcatttcaccatgtatgtatttttcacatgtgcagtacgcttggcaccggagagcatgccagtgagcagtctgatagtgataacaataccgatcctccacctcaacctctaaatttaagcaggttagtgtttttattattatttttactagtttacaatcttttatttaacttgcaatgtatgtacctatgtactcgtatgtatgtatgtgaggctcaaatcctgcgagttgaatttgactcagtttcagtggtcgaattgacttgaaatttggtatacttatgtgaattgcgtgacaatacaataatctggtagctgacatcctggtagtccggccaggatcgtctccgcaggacggaattcttcaacggttaatggcatcgacttgaaatttcgtatgatgtagtttaataggtaacaatgctagtaaagtcgacaaaaagtacagtcagcaaaaaaaaaagcttgaacagatttttttttttaccaaaaacttatttcacagctacttacgtttttcacttgtagttttattttcgctcttgactgcaactgcactgagactagtacctac from Choristoneura fumiferana chromosome 24, NRCan_CFum_1, whole genome shotgun sequence encodes the following:
- the LOC141441921 gene encoding uncharacterized protein; the protein is MDKQEVKRSSKTRLWLSARRKKKGPARHKKENINPNSTLGTGEHASEQSDSDNNTDPPPQPLNLSSTLGTGEHASEQSDSDNNTDPPPQFQNFSRQGLHDQFGVSSVHQFGPAKTDARMMDEKHSYTLSLD